In Enoplosus armatus isolate fEnoArm2 chromosome 2, fEnoArm2.hap1, whole genome shotgun sequence, one DNA window encodes the following:
- the LOC139301662 gene encoding GRB2-related adapter protein-like isoform X2 — MEAVALFSFTASEADEISFQKGDVIKVTEMEDDSCWFTAEIEGKRGFVPENYISLLPYPWFAGRVSRLDAEKRLRWQDTGVFLVRESESAPGEFSVSVSYGDRVEHFRVLEGGGQYCIWDESFCSLNRLVDFYKTHSIAMEKVVCLRDPPSSPRKPRLAQALCDYTPPHTAHLHFLRGDVIDLLDCSSSLTWRGRCRGRVGIFPPEYVQPLYH, encoded by the exons ATGGAGGCGGtggctcttttctctttcacagcaTCAGAAGCAGACGAGATCAGTTTCCAGAAAGGGGACGTTATcaag GTGACAGAAATGGAGGATGATTCTTGCTGGTTCACAGCAGAGATCGAGGGGAAACGTGGCTTCGTGCCAGAGAACTacatttctctccttccttatcc gtggtttGCTGGACGGGTGTCAAGACTTGATGCTGAAAAGCGTCTTCGCTGGCAGGACACCGGAGTGTTCCTGGTGAGGGAGAGTGAATCAGCTCCTGGAgagttttctgtctctgttag CTATGGTGACAGGGTGGAGCATTTCCGGGTGCTGGAGGGGGGCGGTCAGTACTGCATCTGGGACGAGTCGTTCTGCTCCCTCAACCGGTTGGTGGACTTCTACAAAACTCACAGCATCGCCATGGAGAAAGTGGTCTGCCTCAGAGACCCTCCCTCATCCCCTCG gaAACCTCGTCTGGCTCAGGCCCTCTGTGACTACACGCCCCCTCATACCGCCCACCTCCACTTCCTGCGCGGTGACGTCATCGACCTGCTGGACTGCTCGAGCTCACTGACCTGGAGAGGGCGCTGTCGAGGCAGAGTAGGCATCTTTCCGCCGGAATACGTCCAACCATTGTACCACTGA
- the brat1 gene encoding BRCA1-associated ATM activator 1 yields the protein MDRECVSLLPSVCEVLADSGRSLPDDTSLEKLLDWFTGLTKAGGSLLKVCPCLLEFISTVGNNTASDPGVLSFTLKLTGLLSATEDDFKMLQECSVLDLVFNLRRWREAGLWEDPCLRIGWVQGLKNMLQHPNALSFFVQSDFIEPLLQLQTDTSLFVASAANQMLAHILLFCQPASSAGSNSIDKKEEDDGKTRAFITDLEHPAFTKQTSPEYTTVVTAITEYLKESLVPKENSKLHQSLQILKLLAPLLAQAGPPLRDKLLQTVADSLEELVTAACSQLMLPLMDVILAAYSSSGTYERVPDQRVTRLLSSMLNSNKPSDLIHAAAAFLRRSHPDTVHTARAVRILLLPLDITTGLTLLGTNTTADEHRFSMVEQLKSKTSCVSVVCVCLTNTPQITLKPSHVLPCPPALIVTAVLSLLRICSGVSSSSSAGCSEACRNVIGSGKVQKCALEALIALGSSPEAKEKISEVFTVLIQYLDNPDSDPTVLHKSYQALVKWTSVCTDLSFITDQLRRDLVEVVKKRVCDMRWEVRDSTVEFLGHLAGVRVFLKSAEEEEEEEVCDASEALLGGCCTTPLLREALQDTESYVRASAISALAKTLAHSWQQGAALSQEETKIVSRLLEILSQDTEGFARRAVVRYFISWFSSRSSHSPPSSYASSTPLLMRCVRSVLSQGSADLDWEVKVHTLELAELLLDEAFSGHRGYRKGSDTHHVLPHPYGVVSDQVYALHTHTGAHTEGVESDLAGALNNLVEQGVISALLSGLGDCDRPVGLKACRLLITLRETVCPLSLGVPDAAMATVARVSCELPGRGWGQDIRKTLGMKRSDRAREADVAAQRSFVGADEVDSEDCGETGKKGASEAGDRVIVSVCEVLRSLGLDERLDVLAQSSDHIHNSPLSLLQDILTASATHTHPDTQPGQEVIVDCY from the exons AtggacagagagtgtgtgtcgctgctgcccagtgtgtgtgaggtgctGGCGGACTCGGGGAGGTCTCTGCCCGATGACACCAGCCTGGAGAAACTGTTGGACTGGTTCACAGGTCTCACTAAGGCTG GGGGATCTCTGCTGAAGGTCTGTCCATGTCTGCTTGAATTCATATCCACTGTGGGTAACAACACAGCTTCAGACCCCGGggtcctctccttcactctcaaACTCACCGGCTTATTGTCTGCAACTGAGGACGACTTCAAAATGCTTCAG GAATGCTCTGTTCTGGACCTGGTCTTCAACCTTCGGCGCTGGCGAGAAGCAGGGCTCTGGGAGGATCCCTGTTTACGGATTGGCTGGGTCCAAGGCTTAAAGAACATGCTGCAGCACCCGAACGCTCTTAGTTTCTTTGTACAATCAG ATTTCATTGAACCGCTCTTacaactgcagacagacacaagtcTATTCGTTGCCTCCGCTGCCAATCAAATGCTCGCCCACATCCTGCTCTTCTGTCAGCCAGCGTCGTCTGCAGGATCTAACAGCAtagacaaaaaagaagaagatgacgGGAAGACACGTGCCTTCATCACAGACTTAGAACACCCAGCCTTCACCAAGCAAACCAGCCCAGAGTACACTACTGTTGTCACTGCGATCACAGAGTACCTCAAGGAGTCACTGGTTCCCAAAGAAAACTCCAAGCTCCATCAGAGTCTGCAGATCCTCAAACTGCTGGCCCCGCTCCTGGCCCAGGCCGGGCCTCCTCTCCGAGACAAGCTGCTCCAGACCGTCGCAGACTCTCTGGAGGAGCTGGTGACAGCAGCCTGCAGTCAGCTCATGCTGCCTCTGATGGACGTCATTCTGGCTGCATACAG CAGCTCCGGCACTTATGAACGTGTCCCAGACCAACGCGTCACCCGTCTTCTATCGTCCATGTTGAACTCTAACAAACCCTCTGACCTCAttcatgctgcagctgcttttcTTCGCAGAAGTCATCC TGATACTGTCCACACGGCCCGGGCTGTGAGAATACTACTGCTACCCCTTGACATCACAACTGGTCTGACTTTACTGGGCACAAACACCACtg CAGACGAGCATCGGTTTTCAATGGTAGAGCAGCTGAAGAGTAAAACCTCCTGCGTCTCTgtggtctgtgtctgtctgacaaacacaccacagatcACACTCAAG ccttcACACGTCCTCCCCTGTCCTCCAGCTTTAATTGTCACTGCAGTCCTGTCATTGTTAAGGATCTGCAGTGGCgtttcttcctcctcgtctGCTGGTTGTAGTGAGGCTTGCAGGAATGTCATCGGCAGTGGGAAAGttcagaaatgtgctctagagGCTCTGATAGCTCTTGGCAGCAGCCCAG AAGCGAAGGAGAAGATCAGTGAGGTGTTCACAGTTCTGATACAATATCTGGACAATCCGGATTCTGACCCCACC GTGCTCCACAAGTCCTACCAGGCCTTAGTAAAGTGGACGAGTGTGTGCACAGACCTCTCCTTCATAACAGACCAACTCAGACGAG ATCTCGTCGAGGTAGTGAAGAAGCGCGTGTGTGACATGCGCTGGGAGGTGAGAGACTCAACTGTGGAGTTTCTGGGACACCTGGCAGGTGTGCGTGTCTTCCTGAAATcagccgaggaggaggaggaagaggaggtgtgtgaTGCGTCGGAGGCTCTGCTGGGCGGCTGCTGCACCACTCCTCTCCTGAGGGAGGCACTGCAGGATACAGAGAGCTATGTGAGAGCCAGCGCCATCTCTGCACTGGCAAAGACACTGGCACACAGCTGGCAGCAGGGGGCAGCACTCAGTCAGGAGGAG ACTAAAATAGTGAGCCGGCTGCTTGAAATTCTCTCCCAGGACACGGAGGGATTCGCCAGGAGGGCTGTTGTACGATACTTCATCTCCTGGTTCTCCTCACGCTCCTCACACTCGCCTCCATCGTCATAtgcctcctccacccctctccTGATGCGGTGTGTACGCTCCGTCCTCTCACAAGGCAGCGCAGATCTGGACTGGGAGGTCAAAGTTCACACGCTGGAGctggctgagctgctgctggacgaAGCCTTTTCAGGTCACCGGGGTTACAGGAAGGGCTCGGACACGCATCACGTCCTGCCGCATCCCTATGGTGTAGTTTCTGACCAGGTCTACGCTCTCCACACTCACACTGGTGCACACACAGAGGGCGTGGAGTCAGATTTGGCCGGAGCGTTGAACAATCTGGTCGAGCAGGGAGTCATCTCAGCGCTGTTGAGTGGTCTGGGTGACTGCGATAGGCCTGTGGGTCTGAAGGCCTGTCGACTGCTGATAACACTCAGAGAGACAGTCTGCCCTCTGTCGCTAGGGGTGCCGGatgctgccatggcaacagttgCCAGGGTGTCTTGTGAACTGCCTGGCCGGGGATGGGGGCAGGACATCAGAAAGACACTGGGGATGAAGAGGAGCGATCGGGCCAGAGAGGCGGACGTCGCAGCACAGAGAAGCTTCGTTGGAGCTGACGAAGTTGACTCTGAAGACTGTGGCGAGACGGGAAAGAAGGGTGCGAGCGAGGCAGGTGACCGTGTGATTGTTAGCGTGTGTGAGGTGTTGAGGTCTCTGGGTTTAGACGAGAGGCTGGACGTCCTGGCTCAAAGCAGCGACCACATCCAcaactctcccctctctctgctgcaggacatACTGACTGCGAGTGCCACTCACACTCATCCAGACACACAACCTGGGCAAGAGGTCATAGTGGACTGCTACTAA
- the fam83gb gene encoding protein FAM83G isoform X2 has protein sequence MALSQIQCLDDHHVNWRVSENKPEFFYSEDQRLAVETLISKGRDAFRDCIRENNVREFLSEQELERIAHIAEAYRPGHEHHQKPETPGPGNITPGSGEEDGEVSLQYWPDRSEASVAVLDLGWPEAISYRGVTRVTVHTQPPADGLTHIKEVVRKSIASAQKVIAVVMDVFTDVDIFRDLLDAGYKRRVPVYIIIDTAAVPCFLSMCGRADMHRGHLKNLRVRCCGGVEFYTRSAQKVRGSLSQKFLLVDGDRAISGSYSFTWSSSRLDRNLITVITGQAVETFDLQFCELYLMSRGVSLNKVPMVDEPVPDPLPQAAPAPVSAAIARKLINPKYALVATGTARSPSSSDQNSSNKNSNSQNPSGLKIMKGRLKGVLKEPPIHPGLANLEKAYLIPYLPTWPEPDPPSDVIGFINIRDDKRANQVHLQRSERFEVSQAIRFSSPLTLPAKTKEPASGHDENENPAGNTSTDVSTPPTDSAKTPEPPQAVAPPVPKRRTLQLVIEPAPSEQHDQPQVTLMKMDQLESLDAFSKKRLQEELMPSRGRMTSKDDGRDSGSNGDGSQDSTKVICDQGANDDPSSTSTASEEEFYDCSQTEPRDPLTNGVTTGSGRGHRQGDSVNMMARLSQSMLDLREPNQSEDSTALIRQSQQLRRKAHPSPHRHIGQLFQTSKSPGRDGRQRGTKVVIAKPGSFHRPTRAAGPVIGGHRYWQGQTLQPDSVRLETRSGRSPRRHSPGYRKTDHTSPQPPGYPSGLLGVSFSKLSNLRHLRARGEASPKKASQNKAAR, from the exons ATGGCGTTGTCTCAGATTCAGTGTCTGGACGATCACCACGTCAACTGGCGCGTGAGCGAGAACAAACCGGAGTTTTTCTACAGTGAGGACCAACGGCTCGCGGTCGAGACTCTCATCTCCAAGGGCCGCGATGCGTTCAGGGACTGCATCCGCGAGAATAACGTCCGGGAGTTCCTCTCGGaacaggagctggagaggatTGCACACATAGCGGAGGCCTACCGGCCTGGGCACGAACATCATCAGAAGCCAGAGACGCCAGGGCCGGGGAACATCACCCCGGGGTCCGGGGAAGAAGACGGTGAGGTGTCGCTCCAGTACTGGCCAGACCGGTCTGAGGCGTCAGTGGCGGTGCTGGATCTCGGCTGGCCCGAGGCCATTTCTTACCGAGGGGTCACGCGCGTGACCGTGCACACCCAACCTCCGGCCGACGGACTCACGCACATCAAGGAGGTGGTGCGCAAGAGCATTGCATCAGCCCAGAAG gtgataGCCGTAGTGATGGATGTGTTTACAGATGTCGATATCTTTCGAGACCTGCTGGATGCAGGCTATAAACGCAGAGTTCCTGTATACATAATCATTGACACAGCTGCAGTCCCCTGCTTTCTTTCCATGTGTGGCAGAGCTGATATGCACCGTGGACACCTAAAG aatctGCGTGTACGCTGctgtggaggtgtggagttCTACACACGGTCGGCACAGAAGGTACGTGGATCACTGAGCCAGAAGTTCCTCCTGGTAGATGGAGACAGAGCGATCTCTGGTTCGTACAG CTTCACCTGGTCCTCATCCCGTTTGGACCGTAACCTCATCACTGTGATCACAGGACAGGCCGTGGAGACCTTCGACCTGCAGTTTTGTGAACTTTACCTCATGTCCAGAGGCGTGTCTCTCAACAAGGTTCCCATGGTAGATGAACCAGTCCCTGACCCGCTCCCTCAGGCGGCTCCTGCTCCGGTGTCAGCTGCTATCGCTAGGAAGCTCATCAATCCCAAATATGCCCTGGTTGCCACAGGAACGGCCAGGAGTCCCTCTTCTTCTGACCAAAATTCCAGCAACAAGAACTCAAATTCCCAGAATCCCTCTGGGCTAAAAATTATGAAGGGCCGCCTTAAGGGAGTTCTCAAAGAGCCACCCATACATCCGGGATTAGCCAATCTGGAGAAAGCGTACCTGATCCCGTATCTTCCCACCTGGCCAGAGCCAGACCCACCAAGTGACGTGATTGGCTTTATCAACATCAGGGATGATAAGCGAGCCAATCAGGTTCACTTACAGAGGTCGGAAAGGTTTGAGGTCAGCCAGGCTATACGCTTCAGCTCACCTCTGACACTACCAGCCAAGACTAAGGAACCCGCTTCAGGTCacgatgaaaatgaaaatcctgCTGGGAATACAAGTACAGACGTCTCTACTCCG CCAACAGACAGTGCTAAAACTCCAGAGCCTCCACAAGCTGTAGCACCTCCTGTTCCTAAACGCCGCACACTGCAGTTAGTCATAGAACCCGCCCCCTCAGAGCAGCATGACCAACCACAGGTCACTCTGATGAAGATGGACCAATTGGAAAGTCTAGATGCCTTCAGCAAAAAAAGACTCCAGGAGGAGCTGATGCCAAGCCGTGGCCGCATGACATCAAAGGACGACGGCAGGGACTCTGGCAGCAACGGTGACGGCAGCCAAGACAGCACCAAGGTCATATGTGACCAAGGAGCCAATGATGATCCTTCAAGCACGTCTACTGCATCAGAGGAGGAGTTTTATGATTGTTCCCAGACAGAGCCAAGAGACCCGTTGACCAACGGGGTGACGACAGGGTCAGGTCGTGGGCATCGCCAAGGAGACAGTGTCAACATGATGGCCCGCCTCTCCCAGAGCATGCTGGATCTGCGGGAGCCCAACCAATCAGAGGACAGCACTGCCCTCATCCGCCAATCACAGCAGCTTCGCAGAAAAGCACACCCCTCGCCGCATAGGCACATAGGACAG TTGTTCCAGACCTCGAAATCTCCAGGACGTGATGGGCGACAGAGAGGAACTAAAGTAGTCATTGCCAAACCAGGAAGTTTTCACCGCCCCACCCGAGCAGCTGGTCCCGTGATTGGAGGACACCGTTACTGGCAGGGTCAAACGCTGCAGCCTGATTCGGTGCGCTTAGAGACACGCTCTGGCCGGTCGCCACGACGGCACAGCCCGGGTTACAGGAAGACGGATCACACCTCACCACAGCCGCCGGGCTACCCTTCAGGGTTACTTGGAGTTTCTTTCTCAAAACTGAGCAATTTAAGACACTTAAGGGCACGAGGTGAAGCGTCACCAAAGAAAGCATCTCAAAATAAGGCTGCTAGGTAG
- the LOC139301662 gene encoding GRB2-related adapter protein-like isoform X1, which translates to MEAVALFSFTASEADEISFQKGDVIKVTEMEDDSCWFTAEIEGKRGFVPENYISLLPYPWFAGRVSRLDAEKRLRWQDTGVFLVRESESAPGEFSVSVSYGDRVEHFRVLEGGGQYCIWDESFCSLNRLVDFYKTHSIAMEKVVCLRDPPSSPRLLSQPGHNPYPNPYKRSSQESPPSARLYSHPERESSPRLPVLGKPRLAQALCDYTPPHTAHLHFLRGDVIDLLDCSSSLTWRGRCRGRVGIFPPEYVQPLYH; encoded by the exons ATGGAGGCGGtggctcttttctctttcacagcaTCAGAAGCAGACGAGATCAGTTTCCAGAAAGGGGACGTTATcaag GTGACAGAAATGGAGGATGATTCTTGCTGGTTCACAGCAGAGATCGAGGGGAAACGTGGCTTCGTGCCAGAGAACTacatttctctccttccttatcc gtggtttGCTGGACGGGTGTCAAGACTTGATGCTGAAAAGCGTCTTCGCTGGCAGGACACCGGAGTGTTCCTGGTGAGGGAGAGTGAATCAGCTCCTGGAgagttttctgtctctgttag CTATGGTGACAGGGTGGAGCATTTCCGGGTGCTGGAGGGGGGCGGTCAGTACTGCATCTGGGACGAGTCGTTCTGCTCCCTCAACCGGTTGGTGGACTTCTACAAAACTCACAGCATCGCCATGGAGAAAGTGGTCTGCCTCAGAGACCCTCCCTCATCCCCTCGCCTGCTGTCCCAGCCTGGACATAACCCTTATCCCAACCCTTATAAAAGAAGCTCTCAGGAGTCCCCCCCCTCAGCACGCCTCTACTCTCACCCAGAAAGAGAGTCCTCCCCTCGGCTACCAGTTTTGGGG aAACCTCGTCTGGCTCAGGCCCTCTGTGACTACACGCCCCCTCATACCGCCCACCTCCACTTCCTGCGCGGTGACGTCATCGACCTGCTGGACTGCTCGAGCTCACTGACCTGGAGAGGGCGCTGTCGAGGCAGAGTAGGCATCTTTCCGCCGGAATACGTCCAACCATTGTACCACTGA
- the fam83gb gene encoding protein FAM83G isoform X1, with amino-acid sequence MALSQIQCLDDHHVNWRVSENKPEFFYSEDQRLAVETLISKGRDAFRDCIRENNVREFLSEQELERIAHIAEAYRPGHEHHQKPETPGPGNITPGSGEEDGEVSLQYWPDRSEASVAVLDLGWPEAISYRGVTRVTVHTQPPADGLTHIKEVVRKSIASAQKVIAVVMDVFTDVDIFRDLLDAGYKRRVPVYIIIDTAAVPCFLSMCGRADMHRGHLKNLRVRCCGGVEFYTRSAQKVRGSLSQKFLLVDGDRAISGSYSFTWSSSRLDRNLITVITGQAVETFDLQFCELYLMSRGVSLNKVPMVDEPVPDPLPQAAPAPVSAAIARKLINPKYALVATGTARSPSSSDQNSSNKNSNSQNPSGLKIMKGRLKGVLKEPPIHPGLANLEKAYLIPYLPTWPEPDPPSDVIGFINIRDDKRANQVHLQRSERFEVSQAIRFSSPLTLPAKTKEPASGHDENENPAGNTSTDVSTPVSPTNKQLQEQTHTSQNKDQTHSRGPPQQPNTPLTQDTHKPNAHTPTSPSNVTADSQPTDSAKTPEPPQAVAPPVPKRRTLQLVIEPAPSEQHDQPQVTLMKMDQLESLDAFSKKRLQEELMPSRGRMTSKDDGRDSGSNGDGSQDSTKVICDQGANDDPSSTSTASEEEFYDCSQTEPRDPLTNGVTTGSGRGHRQGDSVNMMARLSQSMLDLREPNQSEDSTALIRQSQQLRRKAHPSPHRHIGQLFQTSKSPGRDGRQRGTKVVIAKPGSFHRPTRAAGPVIGGHRYWQGQTLQPDSVRLETRSGRSPRRHSPGYRKTDHTSPQPPGYPSGLLGVSFSKLSNLRHLRARGEASPKKASQNKAAR; translated from the exons ATGGCGTTGTCTCAGATTCAGTGTCTGGACGATCACCACGTCAACTGGCGCGTGAGCGAGAACAAACCGGAGTTTTTCTACAGTGAGGACCAACGGCTCGCGGTCGAGACTCTCATCTCCAAGGGCCGCGATGCGTTCAGGGACTGCATCCGCGAGAATAACGTCCGGGAGTTCCTCTCGGaacaggagctggagaggatTGCACACATAGCGGAGGCCTACCGGCCTGGGCACGAACATCATCAGAAGCCAGAGACGCCAGGGCCGGGGAACATCACCCCGGGGTCCGGGGAAGAAGACGGTGAGGTGTCGCTCCAGTACTGGCCAGACCGGTCTGAGGCGTCAGTGGCGGTGCTGGATCTCGGCTGGCCCGAGGCCATTTCTTACCGAGGGGTCACGCGCGTGACCGTGCACACCCAACCTCCGGCCGACGGACTCACGCACATCAAGGAGGTGGTGCGCAAGAGCATTGCATCAGCCCAGAAG gtgataGCCGTAGTGATGGATGTGTTTACAGATGTCGATATCTTTCGAGACCTGCTGGATGCAGGCTATAAACGCAGAGTTCCTGTATACATAATCATTGACACAGCTGCAGTCCCCTGCTTTCTTTCCATGTGTGGCAGAGCTGATATGCACCGTGGACACCTAAAG aatctGCGTGTACGCTGctgtggaggtgtggagttCTACACACGGTCGGCACAGAAGGTACGTGGATCACTGAGCCAGAAGTTCCTCCTGGTAGATGGAGACAGAGCGATCTCTGGTTCGTACAG CTTCACCTGGTCCTCATCCCGTTTGGACCGTAACCTCATCACTGTGATCACAGGACAGGCCGTGGAGACCTTCGACCTGCAGTTTTGTGAACTTTACCTCATGTCCAGAGGCGTGTCTCTCAACAAGGTTCCCATGGTAGATGAACCAGTCCCTGACCCGCTCCCTCAGGCGGCTCCTGCTCCGGTGTCAGCTGCTATCGCTAGGAAGCTCATCAATCCCAAATATGCCCTGGTTGCCACAGGAACGGCCAGGAGTCCCTCTTCTTCTGACCAAAATTCCAGCAACAAGAACTCAAATTCCCAGAATCCCTCTGGGCTAAAAATTATGAAGGGCCGCCTTAAGGGAGTTCTCAAAGAGCCACCCATACATCCGGGATTAGCCAATCTGGAGAAAGCGTACCTGATCCCGTATCTTCCCACCTGGCCAGAGCCAGACCCACCAAGTGACGTGATTGGCTTTATCAACATCAGGGATGATAAGCGAGCCAATCAGGTTCACTTACAGAGGTCGGAAAGGTTTGAGGTCAGCCAGGCTATACGCTTCAGCTCACCTCTGACACTACCAGCCAAGACTAAGGAACCCGCTTCAGGTCacgatgaaaatgaaaatcctgCTGGGAATACAAGTACAGACGTCTCTACTCCGGTGAGTCCAACCAACAAACAGCTccaagagcaaacacacacatctcagaATAAAGACCAAACTCATTCCAGAGGGCCCCCTCAACAGCCAAACACACCTttaacacaagacacacacaaaccaaatgcACACACTCCTACATCACCATCCAATGTTACTGCTGATTCACAGCCAACAGACAGTGCTAAAACTCCAGAGCCTCCACAAGCTGTAGCACCTCCTGTTCCTAAACGCCGCACACTGCAGTTAGTCATAGAACCCGCCCCCTCAGAGCAGCATGACCAACCACAGGTCACTCTGATGAAGATGGACCAATTGGAAAGTCTAGATGCCTTCAGCAAAAAAAGACTCCAGGAGGAGCTGATGCCAAGCCGTGGCCGCATGACATCAAAGGACGACGGCAGGGACTCTGGCAGCAACGGTGACGGCAGCCAAGACAGCACCAAGGTCATATGTGACCAAGGAGCCAATGATGATCCTTCAAGCACGTCTACTGCATCAGAGGAGGAGTTTTATGATTGTTCCCAGACAGAGCCAAGAGACCCGTTGACCAACGGGGTGACGACAGGGTCAGGTCGTGGGCATCGCCAAGGAGACAGTGTCAACATGATGGCCCGCCTCTCCCAGAGCATGCTGGATCTGCGGGAGCCCAACCAATCAGAGGACAGCACTGCCCTCATCCGCCAATCACAGCAGCTTCGCAGAAAAGCACACCCCTCGCCGCATAGGCACATAGGACAG TTGTTCCAGACCTCGAAATCTCCAGGACGTGATGGGCGACAGAGAGGAACTAAAGTAGTCATTGCCAAACCAGGAAGTTTTCACCGCCCCACCCGAGCAGCTGGTCCCGTGATTGGAGGACACCGTTACTGGCAGGGTCAAACGCTGCAGCCTGATTCGGTGCGCTTAGAGACACGCTCTGGCCGGTCGCCACGACGGCACAGCCCGGGTTACAGGAAGACGGATCACACCTCACCACAGCCGCCGGGCTACCCTTCAGGGTTACTTGGAGTTTCTTTCTCAAAACTGAGCAATTTAAGACACTTAAGGGCACGAGGTGAAGCGTCACCAAAGAAAGCATCTCAAAATAAGGCTGCTAGGTAG